The Rothia sp. SD9660Na DNA segment CGAGCAGAACGAGGGCGAAGAGGGCGCCAAGCGCACCCGTACCCGCACCCGTACCGACCGTCGCCGCAAGAATGAGGGTGAGAACGTCGAGTCCGCCGAACAGAACGAGGCCTCCGCTGAGAACGGCGAGAAGAACGAGCGTTTTGAGCGCAAGAACCGTCGTGACCGTTCCGACCGCGATAACCGTCAGGACCGCGGTGGCAAGAACGACCGCGACAACCGCGCTGAGCGCAATGACCGCCAGAACAACAATGGCCCCGACGAAGACCGCCGTAACAACCGCAAGAACCGCCGCGACCGTCAGGCAGAGCGCCGCGAACGCCGTAACAACCGCCGCGACGACTACGAGCCCGAGATCAGCGAAGACGACGTACTGATTCCCGTCGCCGGTGTGCTCGACGTCCTCGATAACTACGCTTTCGTGCGTACCTCCGGCTACCTGCCCGGCACCAACGACGTTTACGTTTCCCTGGCCCAGGTCAAGCGTTACGGCCTGCGCAAGGGGGACGCTGTGGTCGGTACCATCCGCGCCCCTCGCGAAGGCGATAACAACAACCGCCAGAAGTTCAACGCCCTGGTGCAGCTGACCTCCATCAACGGCCTGACTCCCGAAGAGTCCAAGGGCCGCCGCGAATTCAACAAGCTCACCCCGCTCTACCCCAAGGAGCGCCTGCGCCTGGAGACCGACCCCAAGAAGCTCGGGACCCGCGTCATCGATCTGATTGCCCCCATCGGCAAGGGCCAGCGCGGTCTGATTGTGGCGCCCCCCAAGGCCGGTAAGACCCTGATGCTGCAGTCCATCGCCAACGCGATTACCACCAACAACCCCGAGGTTCACCTCATGATGGTTCTGGTGGACGAGCGCCCCGAAGAAGTCACCGACATGCAGCGCACCGTCAACGGTGAGGTGATCGCCTCTACCTTTGACCGCCCGGCAGATGACCACACCACCGTTGCCGAGCTCGCCATCGAGCGCGCCAAGCGCCTGGTGGAGCAGGGCCGCGACGTCGTCGTCCTGTTGGACTCCATGACCCGCCTGGGCCGCGCCTACAACCTGGCAGCGCCCGCATCAGGTCGCATCCTCTCCGGTGGTGTGGACGCAGCTGCCCTCTACCCGCCCAAGAAGTTCTT contains these protein-coding regions:
- the rho gene encoding transcription termination factor Rho, whose amino-acid sequence is MAENTDLTAGTEAAAAAEQKSPSLSTLKLAQLQSLASQLGITGARRMRKSDLVEAISAHQRGSAVADRPAETADQAEKPKRTRTRKTAAEKGAEVEAPAEAQAETEKPKRTRTRKTAAEKAAEAEPPKGQDAAETGAEAPADDTSEKPATKRRGNRRATSSTVAAEAQKETKPDTSALEAVEAALDGLESQKAARNEQNEGEEGAKRTRTRTRTDRRRKNEGENVESAEQNEASAENGEKNERFERKNRRDRSDRDNRQDRGGKNDRDNRAERNDRQNNNGPDEDRRNNRKNRRDRQAERRERRNNRRDDYEPEISEDDVLIPVAGVLDVLDNYAFVRTSGYLPGTNDVYVSLAQVKRYGLRKGDAVVGTIRAPREGDNNNRQKFNALVQLTSINGLTPEESKGRREFNKLTPLYPKERLRLETDPKKLGTRVIDLIAPIGKGQRGLIVAPPKAGKTLMLQSIANAITTNNPEVHLMMVLVDERPEEVTDMQRTVNGEVIASTFDRPADDHTTVAELAIERAKRLVEQGRDVVVLLDSMTRLGRAYNLAAPASGRILSGGVDAAALYPPKKFFGAARNIEEGGSLTILATALVETGSKMDEVIFEEFKGTGNMELRLSRQLADKRIFPAIDLNASSTRREEALLSPDEVKIMWRLRRVLAGMDQEQSLSVLLSKLRETQSNVEFLLTVAKSGLGHGE